In one Lachnospiraceae bacterium GAM79 genomic region, the following are encoded:
- a CDS encoding Ig-like domain-containing protein gives MMKNNNPLLGTNNYIFIKKGIYEMKRIRTLVLSFLFACAVLFVPFAVNAGYGIQNVAAAEEDESTTDYSTKYVVLSLEGFTIGQGFYITPTRMSYEEIGNVWKQEGIDIDLSKLTVSQATYAFFKKAGLQTEPAGSSAYNDSNFYLANIKGIDKGTVKVPTALLDAYKTRNNGNDLELDDKTGSGLGEFDYTSWSGWMITDDNVSCNTSAGAYLVDQGTGANTNVLRWQFTLAGYGADIGCGFEGNEAYYVTQDKTDLYTLYAENEEEIAKDASLNAELLAVMTDLNASADDVADAELKIKKLNGNLVSIKMNNDAPYMTLTDADGKTVAAGHPDSNHVYTVGLEKGTYRLSGYKLVNDKKVDMGSIDLVVTNDAKQSYTLYSVTGIACTNADTVDGSKVYWTEGKDYTITSKVMSPDSVDRHVSLGLMQAATATDYARYAALCYAADMVEVTVTPLGEHVSAYASKVVSNTITSSRSYGYSISAPAARKVTFTVPEGAELRVGILSTYYIYRDETGTKIESDEEGYDTYEYNLGSGTTYYYRVSGAGGVTYWNWVSTSQDADYTVTKADMYIGDDSYNPDTVYHDLSKNLYDVADIYLTSDERGYLSMKKGEKYSLECFRNWQAIESFMNSKIAEPDFHYTVIDENGNPSNDVISVTPGAHSEVAEIQAKSEGTALLLVTYDAEINMASKNMGGTNFSAIWPENTGVVVVTVDQDGTGIQTNMTINEGKNSEKAKTAADGIDSQLDVLYYLKGTEGAEYTFAPESGVSVSVLRPEIVGGKLTYGGFSAKDITENEDGSYTIAGLTEGPNVVKVTKNGVSTYQVIRAKEVEVSYTYKDADGNDITADKLTAGDSIVISYGERTEDGKRSYNGTYIPANKLAGVYNMYGTIYLTDDEGNVYKSKTTQYPYAATPAAQTVTVTVPTYYTEDTFTLDGCLLESGFGSVYGSHRQIKHSVGKPMQMAAGTGTAYMGRLPKMEFKLADAGFVNVSLSVNDRKTQNEIKDYTISVKDEKGNVTTVTDGAFKGLVGRTYSYAIKAAGYMYKEGSFEIPEDTTGGLVQKLYLTPSSELAWDGTTKTEPKQVDGVYQIGSGAEFYWFANEVNVNKKASIDVVLTADIDLAGYQWTPIGDFNTIYAGSFDGQGHTIKNLYQNDTSYSGIFGLEKGQVRNLTVEGNIYIATKTAAGAIVGYLNQGTKDNPALISNCVSKVNITYTGTNSYANIGGIVGYCNTSSLTNSVIENCVNYGTIKAENGGTVGGILGSMSSCNITIKNCTNYGTITAKSRVGGILGTHDEYNAFAPGDKIINCYNAGEISGKEYVGGIAGIFNGRESNNASTEMTGCYSAGTVTGSGATTDVTAFAGEAEDMIISGSVYSCTNEVGNTYTEDQAAFVAASDIAAVKALTTETVSRASDKELLDRVAPVIDILSKVLTTQDEQAFIKLYNDLNEAIDKVRTVKVGIYDYTAVNAGIEGASSDGVVLDEVKVDAATAVDAVEKALKENNIPYVLTDTGYGPYMESINGLTVQAEYTMSGWMFSYNHDDFTNSGLGTVTLNDGDTLEFHYELTGADVASAYAGLPVLKELTVENNTFAFETETAYDDNWQPSYTYKVNGETLAGAGTEADPFVVKIKSDRITGSDITKLAVNYKTEADSHYVTVDGLSDSVDLTDGVVFHITSRAGRTAYYKLAIEKVLTTDNTKIEVAEAVYTGEEVKPEVKVYLDDKLLTAENYDVIFTDNVNAGTATCTIKGKNEYSGQVQTTFEIKKAKQEIVVASTTLEVVEGAEPFALAVEAKGALTYTISADDIASVDETGLVTVKAVGTADITIKAAETDNYEAAELVISLTVKKNEGVQITAENTVVTVSDVTYTGKEQEPAVTVTVGGKELSADDYTVEYSDNKNAGTAKVVVTGKGSYTGTAESTFVIKKAPQTISSQTIYVYNKYIALRPSVKGTVTYTSSDKKVATVNKKSGFVTAKKPGKVQIKVTAAATANYKKGTGTITLIVVPATPTVQKAAAYKTKAIKVSYKKASGASGYQITYATNKSFKNAKSASVSSKKTSAVIKNLKKGKKYYVKVRSYKKIGGKKYYSVYSKVKTVKTK, from the coding sequence ATGATGAAGAATAATAATCCCCTGCTTGGAACCAACAATTACATATTTATAAAGAAAGGAATCTACGAAATGAAACGAATCAGGACACTGGTGCTTTCGTTTTTATTTGCGTGCGCAGTTTTATTCGTGCCATTTGCAGTAAATGCAGGTTATGGTATTCAGAATGTTGCGGCAGCGGAAGAAGATGAAAGTACGACCGATTACAGCACAAAATATGTTGTGCTGTCTCTTGAGGGCTTTACGATCGGACAGGGATTTTATATCACACCGACTCGTATGTCTTATGAAGAGATTGGAAATGTCTGGAAACAGGAAGGGATAGACATTGATCTGTCTAAATTGACCGTTTCACAGGCAACTTATGCATTTTTCAAGAAAGCAGGACTTCAGACAGAGCCTGCAGGATCAAGTGCCTACAATGACAGCAACTTTTATCTGGCAAATATCAAAGGCATTGATAAAGGAACTGTAAAAGTTCCAACAGCACTCTTGGATGCATATAAGACACGTAACAATGGAAATGATCTGGAGCTGGATGACAAAACCGGTTCCGGACTCGGAGAATTTGATTACACATCATGGTCAGGCTGGATGATCACAGATGATAATGTATCTTGCAACACAAGTGCAGGAGCATATCTTGTAGACCAGGGAACCGGAGCAAATACCAATGTTCTTCGTTGGCAGTTTACACTTGCCGGTTATGGAGCAGATATTGGATGTGGATTTGAAGGAAATGAGGCATATTATGTAACACAGGATAAGACTGATCTGTATACATTATATGCAGAGAATGAAGAAGAAATTGCCAAAGATGCATCATTAAATGCAGAGCTTCTGGCAGTTATGACAGACCTGAATGCATCAGCAGATGATGTTGCAGATGCGGAATTGAAAATCAAAAAACTTAACGGAAATCTTGTATCAATCAAAATGAATAACGATGCACCATATATGACTCTTACAGATGCAGATGGAAAGACAGTGGCGGCTGGACATCCGGACAGTAATCATGTATATACAGTTGGACTTGAAAAAGGAACATATCGTTTATCAGGTTATAAATTAGTGAATGATAAAAAGGTAGATATGGGTTCAATCGATCTGGTTGTTACCAATGATGCTAAGCAGTCATATACATTATATAGCGTAACAGGAATTGCCTGTACAAATGCAGACACAGTTGACGGTTCAAAGGTATACTGGACAGAAGGCAAAGATTATACAATCACATCTAAGGTTATGTCACCGGATAGTGTAGATCGTCATGTGTCTCTTGGACTGATGCAGGCAGCAACTGCAACTGATTATGCGAGATATGCAGCACTTTGTTATGCTGCTGATATGGTTGAGGTGACGGTTACACCTTTAGGAGAGCATGTGTCAGCTTATGCTTCGAAAGTGGTATCCAATACAATCACTTCAAGCCGTTCCTATGGATATTCTATATCCGCACCGGCAGCAAGAAAGGTAACATTTACTGTACCGGAAGGAGCTGAGCTTCGTGTCGGAATCCTGTCAACCTATTATATTTACAGAGATGAAACAGGTACAAAGATAGAATCTGACGAAGAAGGTTATGATACATATGAGTATAATCTCGGAAGTGGTACTACTTATTATTATCGTGTATCCGGTGCAGGCGGTGTAACTTACTGGAACTGGGTTTCAACAAGTCAGGATGCAGATTATACAGTTACAAAAGCAGATATGTATATTGGGGATGATTCCTACAATCCGGATACTGTATATCATGATCTATCCAAGAACCTGTATGATGTTGCAGATATTTATCTTACATCAGATGAGCGTGGATATCTTTCTATGAAGAAGGGTGAGAAGTATAGTCTGGAATGTTTCCGTAACTGGCAGGCGATTGAAAGCTTTATGAATTCTAAAATAGCAGAACCGGATTTCCATTATACAGTTATTGATGAAAATGGAAACCCTTCCAACGATGTAATTTCAGTTACACCGGGAGCCCATTCCGAGGTCGCAGAGATTCAGGCGAAATCCGAAGGAACAGCACTTCTTCTGGTAACATATGATGCAGAGATCAATATGGCAAGCAAAAATATGGGCGGAACAAACTTCAGTGCGATCTGGCCGGAAAATACAGGTGTTGTTGTAGTAACTGTTGATCAGGATGGAACCGGCATTCAGACCAATATGACAATCAACGAAGGAAAGAATTCAGAAAAGGCAAAAACTGCAGCAGACGGAATCGATTCACAGCTTGATGTTCTTTATTATCTGAAGGGAACAGAAGGTGCAGAGTATACATTTGCACCGGAAAGCGGAGTATCTGTATCCGTTCTTCGTCCGGAGATCGTTGGTGGAAAACTGACATATGGTGGTTTCTCGGCAAAAGATATTACAGAGAATGAGGATGGAAGCTATACGATTGCAGGACTGACAGAAGGTCCTAATGTTGTTAAAGTTACAAAGAACGGAGTTAGTACCTATCAGGTAATTCGTGCAAAAGAGGTAGAGGTTTCATATACCTATAAAGATGCCGATGGAAATGATATAACTGCGGATAAGCTTACAGCAGGTGATTCTATTGTGATTTCCTATGGTGAGAGAACAGAAGACGGAAAGCGTTCTTATAATGGTACATATATTCCTGCTAACAAACTGGCAGGTGTATATAATATGTATGGTACTATCTATCTGACAGATGATGAGGGTAATGTATATAAGAGCAAGACAACTCAGTATCCATATGCGGCTACTCCGGCTGCACAGACAGTAACAGTTACTGTTCCAACTTATTATACAGAGGATACATTTACTTTAGACGGATGTCTTCTTGAATCAGGATTCGGTTCAGTCTATGGTTCACACAGACAGATCAAACATTCTGTTGGAAAACCTATGCAGATGGCAGCCGGTACAGGTACCGCATATATGGGCAGACTTCCAAAGATGGAATTTAAGCTTGCAGATGCAGGATTTGTAAATGTTTCATTAAGTGTTAATGACAGAAAGACACAGAATGAGATTAAAGATTACACAATCAGCGTAAAGGATGAAAAAGGAAATGTTACAACTGTAACAGACGGCGCATTCAAGGGACTTGTGGGCAGAACATATTCATATGCTATTAAGGCTGCAGGTTATATGTATAAAGAAGGATCTTTTGAGATTCCGGAGGATACAACAGGCGGTCTTGTGCAGAAGTTATACCTGACTCCATCTTCTGAACTTGCATGGGATGGAACGACAAAGACAGAACCAAAGCAGGTTGATGGTGTATATCAGATCGGAAGCGGAGCTGAGTTCTACTGGTTTGCAAATGAAGTAAATGTGAATAAGAAGGCTTCAATTGATGTAGTGTTAACGGCAGACATTGATCTTGCAGGTTATCAATGGACTCCGATTGGTGATTTTAATACTATTTATGCGGGTTCTTTTGATGGACAGGGGCACACGATTAAGAATCTGTATCAGAACGATACATCTTATTCAGGAATCTTTGGATTGGAAAAGGGACAGGTACGAAACCTGACAGTAGAAGGTAATATTTATATAGCTACCAAGACAGCTGCCGGTGCGATTGTTGGTTATCTCAATCAGGGAACAAAAGATAATCCGGCATTGATCTCAAACTGTGTTTCTAAAGTAAATATTACATACACAGGAACAAATTCTTATGCTAATATTGGTGGAATTGTAGGATATTGTAATACAAGCAGCTTAACGAATTCAGTAATAGAGAATTGTGTAAACTATGGTACGATCAAAGCTGAGAATGGTGGAACTGTAGGTGGTATTTTAGGATCCATGTCCAGCTGCAATATTACGATAAAGAATTGTACAAACTATGGTACTATTACAGCAAAGAGCAGAGTGGGTGGCATTCTTGGTACTCATGATGAATACAATGCATTTGCTCCTGGAGACAAGATTATTAACTGCTATAATGCAGGTGAGATTTCCGGTAAGGAGTATGTTGGAGGAATCGCAGGTATCTTCAATGGTAGAGAATCAAATAATGCCAGCACAGAGATGACAGGATGCTACAGTGCCGGAACGGTTACAGGAAGCGGTGCTACAACAGATGTTACAGCATTTGCAGGAGAGGCAGAGGATATGATAATATCCGGATCTGTATATTCATGTACGAATGAGGTAGGAAATACATATACTGAGGATCAGGCTGCTTTTGTAGCTGCTTCTGATATAGCAGCGGTAAAAGCACTGACAACAGAGACTGTTTCCAGAGCTTCAGATAAAGAATTACTTGATCGTGTTGCTCCTGTTATCGATATTCTTTCAAAGGTTCTGACAACACAGGATGAACAGGCATTTATAAAATTATATAATGATTTGAATGAAGCTATCGATAAAGTAAGAACTGTAAAGGTCGGTATATATGATTATACCGCAGTAAATGCAGGAATTGAGGGAGCATCTTCTGATGGTGTTGTCCTTGATGAAGTAAAAGTTGATGCAGCGACTGCAGTGGATGCTGTCGAAAAGGCATTAAAGGAGAACAATATTCCATATGTTCTGACAGATACAGGATATGGACCATATATGGAATCTATTAATGGACTGACTGTTCAGGCTGAATATACAATGTCAGGCTGGATGTTCTCATATAACCATGATGATTTTACAAATAGTGGATTGGGAACAGTTACATTAAATGATGGAGATACACTGGAATTCCATTATGAGCTTACAGGTGCGGATGTAGCATCTGCATATGCAGGACTCCCGGTATTAAAAGAACTTACAGTTGAGAATAATACATTTGCATTTGAGACAGAGACAGCATATGATGACAACTGGCAGCCAAGTTATACTTATAAAGTAAATGGTGAGACACTTGCCGGAGCCGGTACAGAAGCAGATCCATTTGTTGTAAAGATTAAGTCAGATCGTATAACTGGTTCAGATATTACGAAGTTAGCAGTTAATTATAAGACAGAAGCAGATTCTCATTATGTAACAGTAGATGGTCTTTCAGACAGCGTGGATCTGACAGATGGAGTTGTATTCCATATCACATCCAGAGCAGGAAGAACCGCTTATTATAAGCTTGCAATAGAAAAGGTATTGACAACAGACAATACAAAGATTGAAGTTGCAGAAGCTGTTTATACAGGAGAAGAAGTAAAACCGGAAGTAAAGGTATATCTGGATGATAAGCTGTTGACAGCAGAGAACTATGATGTGATATTTACCGATAATGTAAATGCAGGAACTGCTACCTGTACGATCAAAGGTAAGAATGAATATAGTGGACAGGTTCAGACAACCTTTGAGATTAAAAAGGCAAAGCAGGAAATCGTAGTTGCATCTACAACGCTGGAAGTAGTAGAGGGTGCAGAACCATTTGCTCTTGCAGTTGAGGCTAAGGGTGCACTTACATACACTATTTCAGCGGATGACATAGCTTCTGTAGACGAGACTGGTCTGGTAACAGTAAAGGCAGTTGGTACTGCTGATATTACGATCAAGGCGGCTGAGACAGATAATTATGAGGCAGCAGAACTGGTTATAAGTCTGACTGTTAAGAAGAATGAGGGCGTTCAGATTACTGCTGAAAATACAGTAGTCACAGTTTCGGATGTTACATATACCGGCAAAGAACAGGAGCCGGCTGTTACAGTTACTGTTGGTGGCAAAGAATTATCAGCAGATGATTATACTGTAGAATATTCTGATAACAAGAATGCAGGAACTGCAAAAGTAGTTGTTACAGGTAAGGGTAGTTATACAGGTACAGCAGAGAGTACATTTGTGATCAAGAAGGCACCACAGACGATCTCATCACAGACAATCTATGTATATAATAAATATATTGCATTAAGACCATCTGTTAAGGGTACAGTTACTTACACATCTTCTGATAAGAAGGTTGCAACCGTAAACAAGAAGTCCGGATTTGTTACAGCTAAGAAGCCGGGCAAGGTACAGATCAAAGTAACAGCCGCAGCAACAGCTAATTACAAGAAGGGAACAGGCACGATCACCCTGATCGTTGTACCTGCAACACCGACTGTACAGAAGGCTGCAGCATATAAGACCAAGGCAATCAAGGTTTCTTATAAGAAAGCTTCCGGCGCAAGTGGTTACCAGATCACATATGCAACAAATAAGTCATTCAAGAACGCTAAGAGCGCATCAGTAAGCAGCAAGAAGACAAGTGCTGTTATAAAGAACCTGAAAAAGGGTAAGAAATATTATGTAAAGGTAAGATCATATAAGAAGATCGGTGGCAAGAAGTATTACAGCGTTTACAGTAAGGTAAAGACCGTAAAGACAAAGTAA
- a CDS encoding N-acetylmuramoyl-L-alanine amidase, whose translation MKPANASILRKINRKLVFGLIFFCSLSVLLLFYYKPGTSPDTDNQSAPVPEIVPDTSETNDTSSKYVITLDPGHGGYDPGKIGVDDSPEKNINLRITLALKQKLSDMGFIVYMTREDDSSLNTEATGTMKNSDLNHRIQIVADHQSDLFISIHQNSFTDPSVHGAQVFYFTGSKQGKLLAESIHSSIQSNIDPDNERPVKGNAEYMILKKSPCPAVIVECGFLSNPDECKALTSADYQDAMAAAIAEGIWYFITEYGDTLTE comes from the coding sequence ATGAAGCCAGCAAATGCCTCTATCCTAAGAAAAATCAATCGCAAACTTGTATTCGGTCTGATCTTCTTCTGTTCCTTATCGGTTCTCCTGCTTTTTTATTATAAGCCGGGTACTTCTCCTGATACAGATAATCAGTCAGCGCCGGTTCCCGAAATAGTTCCTGATACTTCAGAGACAAATGATACGTCATCCAAATATGTCATTACTCTTGACCCTGGACACGGCGGCTATGATCCGGGAAAGATCGGGGTAGATGACTCTCCGGAAAAAAATATCAATCTACGTATCACCCTTGCCTTAAAACAGAAGCTGTCCGACATGGGCTTTATCGTCTATATGACCAGAGAGGATGACAGTTCCCTGAATACCGAAGCAACAGGAACGATGAAAAACTCAGACTTGAACCATCGTATTCAGATTGTTGCAGATCATCAGTCTGATCTGTTCATCAGTATCCACCAAAACAGTTTCACCGATCCTTCAGTACATGGCGCTCAGGTTTTCTATTTTACAGGCTCAAAACAGGGGAAGCTGCTCGCCGAAAGTATTCACAGCTCGATTCAATCCAATATCGATCCCGATAATGAAAGGCCTGTAAAAGGAAATGCCGAATACATGATCCTGAAAAAAAGCCCCTGTCCTGCCGTCATTGTTGAGTGCGGTTTCTTAAGTAATCCGGATGAATGTAAGGCACTTACTTCTGCCGATTATCAGGATGCCATGGCAGCGGCGATAGCGGAAGGCATCTGGTATTTTATAACAGAATACGGTGATACACTGACAGAATAG
- a CDS encoding adaptor protein MecA encodes MILLKIERLSENQIRCTLNKADLADKQLKISELAYGSPKAKELFREMMQQASNELGFEVDDIPLMIEAIPISSECLILIVTKVEDPEELDTRFSRFTKDTDADDTDYDDEEDDYDDEDLTFSSDDDDNVISGQINIGINGDSSQVPEAIFNALEGFVNSLSSIAGDNAEITTNFDTPASTPESKEEETQKALTRLIVFDSLNTVIQASKQIAGFYFSTNTLYKNPVDKRFYLLFTNDQNTIPEFNRVCYILGEYGSSQKMTSATPYHFKEHYKMVIEDEAVQTLSAL; translated from the coding sequence GTGATCCTATTGAAAATTGAACGCTTAAGTGAAAATCAGATCAGATGCACATTGAATAAAGCAGATTTAGCAGACAAACAATTAAAAATATCCGAACTCGCATATGGTTCTCCAAAGGCAAAGGAGCTGTTTCGCGAAATGATGCAGCAAGCATCCAACGAACTCGGATTTGAAGTTGATGATATACCTCTGATGATCGAGGCCATCCCAATCTCATCAGAATGCCTTATATTGATCGTAACCAAGGTTGAGGATCCGGAGGAATTAGATACCAGATTCTCAAGGTTCACAAAAGATACGGATGCTGATGATACCGACTATGACGATGAAGAAGATGATTACGATGACGAAGATCTTACTTTTTCCTCCGATGACGACGATAACGTCATATCCGGTCAGATCAATATCGGAATCAACGGAGATTCTTCTCAGGTACCGGAAGCAATCTTTAATGCTCTGGAAGGCTTCGTAAACAGCTTATCAAGTATCGCAGGTGATAATGCAGAGATCACAACGAATTTTGATACCCCTGCATCCACTCCTGAATCAAAGGAAGAAGAAACACAGAAAGCCTTGACAAGACTTATCGTGTTTGATTCATTGAATACTGTGATCCAAGCCTCCAAGCAGATTGCCGGCTTTTATTTCAGTACCAACACATTATATAAGAATCCGGTAGATAAGCGCTTCTATCTTCTGTTCACAAACGACCAGAATACCATACCGGAATTCAATCGTGTCTGCTATATACTCGGTGAATACGGTTCATCTCAAAAGATGACGTCAGCGACACCTTATCATTTCAAAGAACATTATAAGATGGTTATTGAAGATGAGGCAGTACAGACACTGTCTGCTCTATAA
- a CDS encoding DUF1858 domain-containing protein has translation MAKISKDMLINDILAVDAGNAAILMAAGMHCIGCLAAAGETLEEAAAVHGLDAAELEVEINDYLAKKEEQQA, from the coding sequence ATGGCAAAGATCAGTAAAGATATGCTTATAAATGATATTTTAGCAGTAGATGCAGGAAATGCTGCAATTCTTATGGCGGCAGGTATGCATTGTATCGGATGCCTTGCAGCAGCAGGAGAGACATTAGAGGAAGCAGCAGCCGTTCACGGTTTAGATGCTGCAGAGCTGGAAGTTGAGATTAATGATTATCTTGCAAAGAAAGAGGAGCAGCAGGCATAG
- a CDS encoding 4Fe-4S binding protein has protein sequence MAFVIGDSCIGCGSCAGSCPVGAISDNGGVFVIDGSQCISCGACAGSCPVGTISEE, from the coding sequence ATGGCATTCGTAATTGGTGATTCATGTATCGGTTGTGGTTCATGTGCAGGTTCATGCCCAGTTGGAGCTATTAGCGATAACGGTGGTGTTTTCGTTATTGATGGTTCACAGTGCATTTCATGTGGCGCATGTGCAGGTTCATGTCCTGTTGGAACAATTTCAGAGGAGTAA